A genomic segment from Siphonobacter curvatus encodes:
- the gmd gene encoding GDP-mannose 4,6-dehydratase: MKTALITGVNGQDGAYLSELLLEKGYLVHGVKRRASLINTERIDHLYQDPHESNVRFKLHYGDMTDSTNLIRIIQETQPDEIYNLAAMSHVKVSFDTPEYTANADGIGTLRILEAVRILGLEKKTKIYQASTSELYGLVQAVPQSETTPFYPRSPYAVAKLYGYWITVNYREAYGMYACNGILFNHESPLRGETFVTRKITRAVAAIGLGMQKCLYLGNLNAERDWGHAKDYVEAMWRILQQETPEDYVIATGVTTRVREFVKLAFAEIGVEVAFKGEGVEEKGYVVSCSNEEFQLEAGSCVVAVDPAYFRPTEVELLIGDPTKSKTKLGWEPKYDLAMLVREMVEKDVEVFRRSSKMQIEHLIG; the protein is encoded by the coding sequence ATGAAAACGGCATTAATTACGGGTGTGAACGGCCAAGACGGCGCTTACCTGTCGGAGTTACTCTTAGAAAAAGGCTACCTGGTGCACGGTGTCAAGCGCCGTGCCTCTTTGATCAACACCGAGCGGATCGATCATCTCTATCAGGATCCTCACGAGTCTAACGTGCGCTTCAAGCTGCACTACGGGGACATGACCGATTCCACGAACCTGATTCGCATCATCCAGGAGACGCAGCCTGATGAGATCTACAACCTGGCGGCTATGTCGCACGTGAAGGTGAGCTTTGATACCCCCGAGTACACGGCTAACGCCGACGGCATCGGCACGCTTCGGATTCTGGAAGCGGTACGGATTCTGGGTCTGGAGAAGAAGACGAAAATCTACCAGGCTTCGACCTCGGAGCTGTATGGCTTAGTGCAGGCCGTTCCTCAATCGGAGACGACGCCTTTCTATCCCCGGAGTCCCTACGCCGTAGCTAAACTCTACGGCTACTGGATCACGGTCAACTACCGCGAGGCCTACGGCATGTACGCCTGCAACGGGATTTTGTTTAACCACGAATCACCGCTTCGGGGGGAGACCTTCGTCACGCGCAAGATCACGCGGGCGGTAGCAGCGATTGGCTTGGGGATGCAGAAGTGCTTGTATCTGGGGAATCTGAACGCCGAGCGGGACTGGGGTCATGCCAAGGATTACGTGGAGGCGATGTGGCGGATTCTGCAGCAGGAGACTCCGGAGGATTACGTGATTGCCACGGGGGTGACCACGCGGGTGCGGGAGTTTGTGAAACTGGCCTTTGCTGAAATTGGCGTGGAAGTAGCCTTCAAGGGCGAGGGCGTAGAGGAGAAGGGCTACGTGGTGAGCTGCTCCAACGAAGAATTTCAGTTAGAGGCAGGCAGCTGCGTAGTGGCAGTGGATCCGGCCTACTTCCGTCCGACGGAGGTGGAGCTGTTGATTGGGGATCCGACCAAGTCGAAGACGAAGCTGGGCTGGGAGCCTAAGTACGATCTGGCGATGCTGGTTCGGGAGATGGTGGAGAAGGATGTGGAGGTCTTCCGCCGCTCGAGTAAAATGCAAATTGAACACCTCATCGGGTAA
- a CDS encoding GDP-L-fucose synthase family protein yields the protein MDVSSKIYVAGHRGMVGGALIHHLQQRGYRKLLKRSSVELDLRNQAAVNRFFAQERPEYVFLAAARVGGLTAHDTYQAEFLYDNLMIEANVLHAAYQYGVKKLLFLGSSCMYPRLAAQPVKTDYLLQGPLEPLTESYAVAKIAGLKLCQAYRDQYGANFITAVPTNVYGLGDNYHPQEAQVLPALVQRFHQATLAGSPSVNVWGTGTPRREFLFADDLADACVYLMQHYQGREPMNVGTGEGISIRELADLVKSTVGYAGEIAFDFAQPDGAPRKLLDVSPLYALGWRHRTSLKEGLRMTYQDFLGAHLNPRTAYPVTY from the coding sequence ATGGACGTATCTAGTAAAATTTATGTAGCTGGCCATCGAGGAATGGTGGGTGGGGCCCTTATCCATCATTTGCAACAGCGGGGCTATCGTAAACTTCTTAAACGTAGTTCGGTAGAGCTCGATTTGCGTAATCAGGCAGCAGTAAATCGTTTCTTTGCTCAGGAGCGACCCGAGTATGTATTTCTTGCGGCGGCTCGGGTAGGGGGGCTCACGGCCCATGATACGTACCAGGCGGAGTTTCTCTACGATAACTTGATGATCGAAGCCAATGTCCTGCACGCGGCTTATCAATATGGGGTAAAAAAACTGTTGTTTTTGGGGAGTAGCTGTATGTATCCCCGTTTGGCTGCTCAGCCCGTAAAGACGGATTATTTGCTGCAAGGCCCCTTGGAACCGCTTACGGAATCCTACGCCGTAGCTAAAATCGCGGGGCTTAAACTTTGCCAAGCCTACCGCGATCAGTACGGAGCCAATTTCATAACGGCTGTACCCACCAATGTGTACGGGCTGGGAGATAATTACCACCCGCAAGAGGCCCAGGTACTGCCGGCATTAGTGCAGCGGTTCCACCAAGCTACTCTAGCGGGATCGCCTAGCGTGAACGTATGGGGAACGGGTACACCCCGCCGGGAATTTCTCTTTGCCGATGATCTGGCCGATGCTTGCGTGTATCTCATGCAGCATTACCAAGGCCGGGAGCCCATGAACGTGGGTACGGGGGAGGGCATAAGTATTCGGGAGTTGGCTGACTTGGTGAAAAGCACGGTCGGCTATGCGGGCGAGATTGCCTTCGACTTCGCCCAACCCGATGGAGCCCCGCGGAAACTCCTGGACGTGTCGCCCTTATACGCGTTGGGCTGGCGGCATCGAACCTCATTAAAAGAAGGCTTGCGAATGACCTACCAGGATTTTCTGGGCGCACACCTTAATCCTAGAACTGCGTATCCGGTGACCTATTAA
- a CDS encoding sugar transferase: protein MSYVEPVFTVPKLRLKPKPVPASSPVVPVWGKRAFDVLMAGLVITTVLSWMIPLIGIWIKLSSPGPIFYIQRRTGRRGRHFNCLKFRTMRYQVNAPFCQAIPNDPRVTNLGKFLRKTNLDEMPQFLNVLWGDMSIVGPRPHALEHDAQYWDLVPDYAIRYLIKPGITGLAQSRGYRGEANLLQMKHRLKLDQWYIKKQSPGLDVKICWWTVQKMIQGDEKAH, encoded by the coding sequence ATGAGCTATGTAGAACCTGTATTCACTGTTCCTAAACTACGTCTCAAACCTAAACCAGTACCTGCCTCATCACCCGTCGTACCGGTCTGGGGAAAACGGGCCTTTGATGTGCTGATGGCTGGGCTAGTGATCACAACGGTTCTCTCCTGGATGATACCCCTGATTGGTATTTGGATCAAGCTTTCTTCTCCGGGCCCGATCTTCTACATTCAACGACGAACCGGTCGGCGCGGACGCCACTTTAACTGTTTGAAATTTCGCACCATGCGGTATCAGGTCAATGCCCCCTTTTGTCAGGCTATTCCCAACGATCCGCGTGTGACCAACCTAGGCAAGTTCCTCCGCAAAACCAATCTGGATGAGATGCCGCAATTTTTAAACGTGCTCTGGGGAGACATGAGCATTGTAGGGCCCCGGCCGCACGCGCTGGAACACGATGCGCAGTACTGGGATTTGGTTCCTGACTACGCCATTCGTTACCTCATCAAACCCGGTATCACCGGTTTAGCCCAAAGTCGCGGCTATCGCGGGGAGGCCAATCTGTTGCAGATGAAACATCGCTTGAAACTCGATCAATGGTACATAAAAAAGCAGTCACCCGGCTTGGACGTGAAGATTTGCTGGTGGACCGTACAGAAAATGATCCAAGGCGACGAAAAAGCTCACTGA
- a CDS encoding GumC family protein translates to METPATAYEVYQVIDPEQSKLWTAVRRYLKSWPWFVLSVACALGLAYVYLLYQAPIYRAKASLLVKDEQKGAANDEMLKGLDIFGQQKLVDNEIEILKSYTLMDEVVDKLDLDVRYFVESNFGKREIYDLIPVHVVVERLNESIYANPLLVTFPGNNRVAIDGVEYPLNKSVQTPYGKLRLIPAWTPLKAMPELQVQVLSRDEVVEGYLSQLTADTKSKQSTVIELSITDPVPAKAKAILNGLIEAYNAAAISDKNKTALNTLSFLDERLGLVSGELETVEKDVESYKSTHGITDLSVQAEKFLHGVQENDSRLNEINIQLGTLGDIERYLDSRGKDRSGAPSTLGLNDQVLLGLIGQVSELELKREQLLRTSNEMNPLLQIMESQIRNVKANIRDNVQTMRTMLVTSKAQTLATNSKMERVLRGIPRKERLLLDISRQQAIKNDLYTFLLKKREETAVTHAATIADSRTVDAARSGKLPIQPVKRNVYLAFALLGFLLPIGFIYGRDSVNNRVMQRNDVEGVTQIPILGEVVKSKGGGGLVIADRSVLSEQIRSLRTNLQFLKAATDSQVLLFTSSISGEGKSFVSLNLGASLALVNYPTVILEMDLRRPQLQKSLDLNHTVGISNYLIEEATLDEILYEIPGYTNYYIIPSGPIPPNPSELLSSPRLKQLFEELRQRFTHILVDSPPIGLVTDAQLIAPYADSTMYLVRQDVTPKTYLKTLDTLYREQRFQKLNIILNGMGKNKRDSAYYQYAYSPKELQKLS, encoded by the coding sequence ATGGAAACGCCCGCTACCGCTTATGAAGTCTACCAGGTCATTGATCCTGAGCAATCCAAACTTTGGACGGCCGTTCGACGCTACCTGAAAAGTTGGCCCTGGTTTGTATTGTCTGTGGCTTGTGCCCTAGGGCTGGCCTATGTTTACCTGCTGTATCAGGCTCCGATTTACCGGGCCAAAGCCAGCTTACTGGTAAAGGATGAACAGAAAGGAGCCGCCAATGATGAAATGCTCAAAGGCCTGGACATCTTCGGTCAGCAAAAGCTCGTGGATAATGAAATCGAGATTTTAAAGTCGTATACCCTCATGGATGAGGTGGTCGATAAGCTGGATTTGGATGTGCGCTATTTTGTAGAATCTAACTTTGGTAAACGGGAGATTTATGATTTAATACCCGTGCACGTGGTCGTCGAACGTCTGAACGAGTCGATCTATGCTAACCCTTTGCTAGTGACTTTCCCTGGCAATAATCGCGTGGCCATCGATGGCGTCGAATATCCCTTGAATAAAAGCGTTCAAACGCCTTACGGAAAGCTACGGCTTATTCCGGCCTGGACACCCCTCAAAGCCATGCCTGAGCTGCAGGTACAGGTCCTGTCCCGGGATGAAGTGGTAGAAGGCTACTTAAGCCAGTTAACGGCTGATACGAAAAGTAAACAGTCTACGGTCATTGAACTAAGCATCACCGACCCGGTTCCCGCCAAGGCGAAAGCCATTTTGAATGGGCTGATTGAAGCCTATAACGCGGCGGCCATAAGTGATAAAAATAAAACGGCATTAAATACCTTAAGCTTTCTCGACGAACGTCTGGGTTTGGTTTCGGGCGAGCTGGAAACGGTTGAAAAAGACGTCGAGTCTTATAAGAGTACGCACGGCATTACGGATCTAAGCGTTCAGGCCGAAAAATTCTTGCACGGCGTTCAGGAAAACGACTCCCGATTGAACGAAATCAATATTCAATTAGGAACCCTGGGTGACATCGAGCGGTATTTGGATTCGCGGGGTAAAGACCGCAGCGGCGCTCCTTCCACGCTGGGTTTGAATGATCAGGTACTTTTAGGATTAATCGGCCAGGTATCTGAACTGGAACTCAAGCGGGAGCAACTCCTGCGGACTTCCAATGAAATGAACCCATTGCTTCAAATCATGGAGAGTCAGATTCGCAACGTGAAAGCCAACATTCGGGATAATGTGCAGACCATGCGTACCATGCTGGTCACCTCCAAAGCACAAACGCTGGCCACCAATTCCAAAATGGAAAGGGTACTCCGCGGCATTCCCCGTAAGGAGCGTCTGTTACTCGATATTTCTCGCCAGCAGGCCATCAAAAACGACCTGTATACGTTCTTACTCAAGAAGCGGGAGGAAACGGCGGTAACGCACGCGGCTACGATTGCCGATAGCCGGACGGTCGATGCGGCCCGTAGCGGGAAGTTACCGATTCAACCCGTCAAGCGAAACGTGTACCTGGCCTTTGCCCTGTTAGGCTTTCTCTTACCCATTGGCTTTATCTACGGCCGGGACTCGGTCAATAACCGCGTCATGCAACGCAACGACGTGGAAGGTGTGACGCAGATTCCCATTCTGGGGGAAGTCGTTAAGAGTAAAGGCGGTGGCGGACTTGTCATTGCGGACCGGTCCGTACTCAGCGAGCAAATCCGGTCCCTGCGTACGAACCTACAGTTTTTAAAGGCGGCTACGGACAGTCAGGTGCTTTTATTTACTTCCAGCATCAGTGGGGAAGGTAAATCTTTTGTGTCCTTGAACCTGGGAGCCAGCTTAGCGTTGGTCAACTACCCAACGGTGATTTTAGAAATGGATTTGCGTCGCCCGCAGTTACAAAAGAGTTTGGATCTGAATCATACCGTGGGCATTTCCAACTACCTCATCGAAGAAGCTACCTTGGATGAAATTTTGTACGAAATCCCCGGCTATACCAACTATTACATCATTCCTAGCGGGCCCATTCCACCCAACCCTTCCGAGCTCCTCAGTAGCCCACGGCTCAAGCAACTCTTTGAAGAACTACGGCAGCGGTTTACGCATATTCTCGTCGACTCCCCACCCATTGGGCTAGTCACGGATGCTCAGTTGATAGCTCCCTACGCCGATTCAACGATGTATCTGGTACGGCAGGATGTAACCCCCAAAACGTACTTAAAGACGCTCGATACACTGTACCGCGAACAGCGTTTCCAAAAGCTGAATATCATTCTTAACGGCATGGGTAAGAACAAACGGGATTCGGCCTATTATCAATATGCCTATAGTCCCAAGGAACTTCAGAAATTATCCTAA
- a CDS encoding DUF2911 domain-containing protein yields MKKALLTLLVLCFAFVGFAQNQPEDKSKRPSPPAQAMGKVNGKTITIEYSQPSVKGRDVWDKSGKIAPYGQVWRTGANEATTFETSGDLKVEGKKLPAGKYGLFTIPGEKEWTIIFNKTAQQWGAYKYQQTDDVLRVTVPARKAPQMTEKFTITVANSGTVSMAWANTLVDFKVK; encoded by the coding sequence ATGAAAAAAGCACTTCTTACCCTCCTTGTTCTTTGCTTTGCCTTCGTAGGCTTTGCTCAAAATCAACCTGAAGACAAATCCAAACGCCCCAGCCCCCCGGCTCAGGCCATGGGTAAAGTCAATGGAAAAACCATTACCATTGAGTATTCGCAGCCTTCGGTAAAGGGCCGCGATGTATGGGATAAAAGCGGGAAGATAGCTCCCTACGGTCAGGTATGGCGTACGGGTGCCAATGAGGCCACCACCTTTGAAACTTCGGGTGATTTGAAAGTAGAAGGTAAAAAATTACCCGCCGGTAAGTACGGCCTGTTTACCATTCCCGGGGAAAAGGAGTGGACCATCATCTTTAATAAGACGGCTCAGCAGTGGGGTGCTTATAAGTACCAGCAGACCGATGACGTGTTACGGGTAACGGTACCTGCACGCAAGGCTCCACAAATGACCGAGAAGTTTACCATTACGGTAGCCAACTCCGGTACCGTTAGTATGGCTTGGGCGAATACGCTGGTGGATTTTAAAGTGAAATAA
- a CDS encoding M28 family peptidase yields MKFLLQAALCGVLASASLQAQTPKKSKAATPTKALPEFALKEATVGQHVRFLAADEMLGRRTGEITNNVAARYLAEYYRSLGLKPAAGEDYLQTVNLERVTPGSQGYLTYGSDTLKVKEHFISFSGESASFQQAPVVFAAYGLENDYQGLDVKGKIVVAQFGTADAKSPMEGFESAEQKSKIAAQHGALALIEVLPPQLPWMSVANYFGREQVRLAADGTSPASLPHLWLGGKAAKGFNRDQVKQLSGQTPSQSKQAIRSFNVAAVLEGTDPVLKQEYVVLSAHFDHVGTGKNGGGTFTAADSIFNGTRDNAFGTAAVLSAAQTLTSVKPKRSILFLNFTGEELGLLGSKYYAEHPLLPMKSCVYNLNCDGAGYNDTTLVTVIGLERTGTQTEFETAAAAFGLKVNADPAPEQGLFDRSDNVSFAAKGVPAPTFAPGFTKFDAGLFKFYHQVSDNPDSISYPYLLKYCQTYAYVARLIANRASRPRWSKGDKYEAVSQQLYGQ; encoded by the coding sequence ATGAAATTTTTGCTTCAGGCGGCCCTTTGCGGCGTGCTGGCGAGTGCCTCTTTACAGGCCCAAACACCCAAAAAATCCAAAGCAGCTACCCCAACCAAAGCCTTGCCCGAATTCGCCCTAAAGGAAGCCACGGTCGGGCAACACGTTCGCTTTTTGGCTGCGGATGAAATGCTGGGTCGGCGTACGGGTGAAATCACCAATAATGTAGCGGCCCGCTACCTGGCTGAATACTACCGCAGTTTGGGGCTTAAACCAGCGGCTGGCGAAGACTACCTGCAAACGGTAAACCTCGAACGGGTAACGCCCGGCAGTCAGGGTTATTTGACCTACGGTAGTGATACCTTAAAGGTGAAAGAGCATTTCATCAGCTTTTCGGGGGAGTCGGCCTCGTTTCAGCAGGCTCCCGTCGTTTTTGCGGCCTATGGCCTGGAAAACGATTACCAGGGCCTCGACGTGAAAGGAAAAATTGTCGTTGCTCAGTTTGGCACGGCCGATGCTAAATCACCCATGGAAGGTTTTGAATCGGCCGAGCAAAAGTCAAAGATCGCGGCTCAGCACGGAGCCTTGGCTTTGATTGAAGTATTACCGCCGCAGTTGCCCTGGATGAGCGTAGCCAATTATTTTGGCCGGGAGCAAGTCCGTTTAGCCGCGGACGGTACTTCGCCCGCCTCACTCCCCCACTTATGGCTGGGCGGAAAAGCAGCCAAAGGTTTCAACCGCGACCAAGTCAAACAACTCTCCGGTCAAACGCCCAGTCAGAGCAAACAGGCGATTCGCTCCTTTAACGTAGCCGCCGTACTAGAAGGTACGGATCCGGTTCTCAAGCAGGAATACGTGGTTTTATCCGCCCACTTCGATCACGTAGGTACGGGTAAAAACGGGGGCGGTACCTTTACGGCCGCTGACAGCATCTTCAACGGAACCCGCGACAATGCCTTCGGAACGGCAGCCGTACTCAGTGCCGCCCAGACGCTTACCAGCGTGAAGCCTAAACGCTCGATTCTGTTTTTAAACTTTACGGGCGAAGAACTCGGGCTCCTGGGTAGTAAGTATTACGCCGAACACCCACTCCTACCCATGAAATCCTGCGTGTATAACCTGAATTGCGATGGTGCAGGCTACAATGATACGACGCTGGTTACCGTCATTGGCTTGGAGCGTACGGGTACGCAAACCGAATTTGAAACCGCCGCGGCGGCGTTTGGATTGAAGGTGAATGCCGATCCCGCCCCCGAGCAGGGACTCTTTGACCGATCCGACAACGTTAGCTTTGCCGCCAAGGGCGTACCTGCCCCGACGTTTGCGCCCGGCTTCACGAAGTTTGATGCCGGTTTATTTAAATTCTACCATCAGGTCAGTGACAATCCGGACTCGATTAGTTATCCGTATTTACTTAAATATTGCCAGACCTACGCTTATGTGGCACGTCTGATTGCCAACCGTGCGAGTCGTCCCCGCTGGAGTAAGGGCGACAAATACGAAGCCGTCAGTCAGCAATTATACGGTCAATAG
- a CDS encoding capsule assembly Wzi family protein produces the protein MSFRFLRYCLWFLAYGSACAQFNRPDTLSHTGLYYQAELSGWTAQRSQTPFWLRTNQFGALPWASPGALFNGSLGGRWQAGNWTLKASVQAVGQLTRSPQVVLPQAYVGLERGHVELYVGRRREINGLTDTLLTSGSYAYSGNAVPITQVRLGTRDYAPLGFTKGWVAVNAFMSHGWFTDTDSMKNVWLHSKALFVRLGKQKWHLYGGVTHFVQWGGYSAYLEPGLTRNGHLPRNWTAFKNVLWPGSLEGNANDQLTGHDTLNRVGNQLGSIDLGLELNLRSFQLLFYHQHAYEDMSGVAFQNFPDGIFGLRWKTTTPGKAFQLRQLTLEYITTLNRSGRGPKGYDDYFYNGQYLDGWVHENYIIGTPLFTRTKDIPYALRQTYSDLNRPRSVNNNALRAWHVGLEAQVWVPVQILLTRTTYVDDPFRSDSHRFRQFSMSVALPAIPLGRGLFGGLKLALDRGDLFSQNAGLLFSLRKVGGWGHP, from the coding sequence ATGTCTTTTCGTTTCCTTCGGTATTGCCTATGGTTTTTGGCGTATGGATCGGCCTGTGCCCAATTCAACCGACCAGATACCTTGTCTCATACCGGACTCTATTATCAGGCTGAACTCAGTGGCTGGACGGCTCAGCGTAGCCAAACCCCTTTCTGGTTGCGAACGAATCAGTTTGGAGCCTTACCCTGGGCTTCGCCGGGAGCTTTGTTCAACGGGAGCCTGGGGGGGCGGTGGCAGGCGGGAAACTGGACGCTGAAAGCCAGTGTACAGGCCGTAGGGCAGCTTACCCGCTCGCCTCAGGTGGTACTGCCTCAGGCATACGTAGGGCTGGAGCGGGGCCATGTTGAATTATACGTGGGGCGGCGTCGGGAGATAAACGGCTTGACGGACACCCTGTTGACCTCGGGTTCGTATGCGTATTCGGGAAATGCCGTGCCTATTACGCAGGTAAGGCTAGGAACGCGTGATTACGCTCCCTTAGGCTTTACCAAAGGCTGGGTGGCGGTTAATGCCTTCATGAGTCACGGCTGGTTTACCGATACGGATTCCATGAAAAACGTCTGGTTGCACAGCAAAGCCCTGTTTGTGCGCCTAGGGAAGCAAAAATGGCATCTATACGGTGGCGTGACTCACTTCGTCCAATGGGGAGGGTATTCCGCTTACCTCGAACCGGGTTTGACGCGTAATGGCCACTTGCCTCGCAACTGGACCGCGTTTAAAAATGTACTCTGGCCGGGAAGTTTGGAAGGAAATGCGAATGATCAGTTAACGGGGCACGATACCCTGAATCGGGTGGGGAATCAACTAGGTTCGATTGATCTGGGATTGGAACTCAACCTACGGAGCTTTCAACTGCTATTCTATCATCAGCACGCCTACGAAGACATGTCCGGAGTTGCTTTTCAAAACTTTCCCGACGGCATCTTCGGTCTACGCTGGAAAACAACGACCCCTGGTAAAGCCTTTCAACTTCGGCAGCTGACCCTGGAATATATTACGACGCTCAACCGCAGTGGCCGGGGACCCAAGGGGTATGACGACTACTTTTATAACGGCCAATATTTAGACGGCTGGGTGCACGAAAATTACATCATTGGTACCCCCTTGTTTACCCGCACCAAAGATATTCCCTACGCCCTACGCCAAACCTACAGTGATCTAAACCGGCCACGTTCGGTCAATAATAATGCCCTTCGGGCCTGGCATGTGGGCTTGGAAGCGCAAGTATGGGTGCCCGTGCAGATTCTCCTCACGCGTACGACCTACGTAGATGATCCCTTCCGCTCCGATTCGCATCGGTTTAGGCAATTTTCCATGAGCGTGGCTCTACCCGCCATTCCTTTAGGGCGGGGACTCTTCGGCGGGTTGAAGCTAGCCCTGGATCGGGGTGATCTGTTTTCCCAGAATGCCGGGTTGCTATTCAGTCTGCGTAAAGTAGGGGGCTGGGGACACCCGTAG